In the Candidatus Electrothrix sp. GW3-4 genome, one interval contains:
- a CDS encoding Uma2 family endonuclease: MPLPQHEPQQQISEQEYLDGELLSEVKHEFIDGSVYAMAGASADHGRIAGNLFAAFLRHLQERKSPCEPFQADMKVKTGKKFFYPDVLISCEQEENEYYRNAPLLIIEVVSQSTRKKDNTIKRQSYQALPSLEEFVLIEQDFVDIEVCRRSKHWWPEHYYLGDAVHFASIDLTLPVEDIYARVMNDDMQAHRKNTANYE, from the coding sequence ATGCCATTGCCTCAGCACGAACCGCAACAGCAGATCAGCGAGCAGGAATACCTGGACGGTGAACTCCTCAGTGAGGTGAAGCACGAATTCATTGATGGATCTGTCTACGCAATGGCAGGGGCCAGTGCTGATCATGGCAGAATAGCAGGCAATCTTTTTGCTGCCTTCCTCCGCCATCTTCAGGAGCGGAAGTCACCATGTGAGCCTTTCCAGGCTGATATGAAGGTGAAAACCGGGAAGAAGTTTTTTTATCCTGATGTACTTATCTCCTGTGAGCAGGAAGAAAATGAGTATTACCGCAATGCCCCTTTGCTTATTATCGAGGTGGTCTCGCAGTCAACCCGGAAAAAAGACAACACCATAAAACGACAGTCCTACCAGGCTCTTCCCAGCCTGGAAGAATTCGTTTTGATTGAGCAGGATTTTGTCGATATTGAGGTCTGTCGGAGGAGCAAGCACTGGTGGCCTGAGCATTATTATCTCGGCGATGCAGTGCATTTTGCCTCAATTGATCTGACCCTGCCAGTGGAGGATATCTACGCCCGAGTCATGAATGATGATATGCAGGCGCACAGGAAAAACACAGCAAATTATGAGTAA
- a CDS encoding DUF190 domain-containing protein, translated as MELPSEGYLLRIIIGEAARHENKHLYEWIIIKAREHGIAGATAVRGMMGYGAHSRIRTSSILCLSEDLPVVIELIDSQQKLEEFLDVIDPVIPEGVVTMEQVHVRLYRYSKKKNDTK; from the coding sequence ATGGAACTGCCTTCAGAAGGGTATCTGCTGCGGATCATTATCGGCGAAGCGGCTCGCCACGAAAATAAGCATCTTTACGAGTGGATTATTATCAAGGCCCGGGAACATGGGATTGCTGGAGCCACTGCTGTGCGGGGGATGATGGGGTATGGTGCTCACTCCAGGATTAGGACCAGCTCTATTCTCTGTCTGTCCGAAGACCTGCCCGTGGTGATAGAGCTCATTGATAGCCAGCAGAAGCTGGAGGAGTTTCTTGATGTGATTGATCCGGTTATTCCAGAAGGGGTGGTAACCATGGAACAAGTCCATGTCCGATTGTATCGGTATAGCAAAAAGAAGAATGATACAAAATAG
- a CDS encoding ABC transporter substrate-binding protein/permease produces the protein MSKNPKGGTMHYARIILTLTLAFLALAGPWPAAAEEEFVTALTGKFPPFSYYDNQGNLAGFDVDVSREIALRINRESRIIATEWDGILAGLLAEKYDAIIGSMAITPARQESVDFSAPYYHSGAQLFVHRDNPDKVYSIEECKGLAVAVVLGETYQHYLEERFPDIEVVTLKSAAEIFAMLEQKRITGFVTDRLVGAWQTKEAGRPFVPVGEMLYKERIGIPVRKDSPELLSQINTALAEMEDDGTMQRIHQRYFGLGKTSSSTLGTMEPTVIATKLLKGFAVSLGIALAALLLGFALAIPSGLLLTFQRGNLKPLHFLVRGFVDFIRGTPVLIQLLFVWLGLGLSPFPAAILTLGICAMAYMAEVIRAGLMSVDPGQDLGARALGLSPLDRFRFVVWPQAFRIAIPPLMNCVVALLKDTALVSIISIPELIREAQSIISVTFEPGLYYLIAGLMFFAVTFPLMKLSDRVERSIKAKGFAHD, from the coding sequence ATGAGTAAGAACCCAAAAGGAGGTACAATGCATTATGCCCGGATAATCCTCACCCTAACCCTTGCCTTCCTTGCCCTGGCAGGCCCTTGGCCCGCAGCAGCCGAGGAAGAATTTGTCACCGCCCTGACCGGCAAGTTTCCCCCCTTCAGTTATTACGACAACCAAGGGAACCTTGCCGGTTTTGACGTGGACGTCAGCCGGGAAATCGCCCTGCGCATCAACCGTGAATCCCGGATCATCGCCACGGAATGGGACGGCATCCTGGCAGGTCTGCTGGCAGAGAAATACGACGCCATTATCGGCTCAATGGCCATCACCCCGGCCCGGCAGGAAAGCGTGGATTTTTCCGCGCCCTATTACCATTCAGGTGCCCAGCTCTTTGTCCACCGCGACAACCCGGACAAGGTCTACTCCATTGAGGAGTGCAAGGGATTAGCCGTTGCCGTGGTCCTGGGTGAGACCTACCAGCATTATCTCGAAGAAAGGTTCCCGGATATTGAGGTGGTCACCCTCAAGTCAGCAGCCGAGATCTTTGCCATGCTGGAGCAGAAGCGGATCACTGGCTTTGTCACGGATCGGCTGGTCGGGGCCTGGCAGACCAAGGAGGCGGGCCGTCCCTTTGTGCCGGTGGGCGAGATGCTCTATAAGGAGCGCATCGGCATCCCGGTGCGTAAGGACAGCCCGGAGCTGCTCAGCCAGATCAACACGGCCCTGGCCGAAATGGAGGATGACGGCACCATGCAGCGCATCCACCAGCGTTATTTCGGTCTGGGCAAGACCTCCTCTTCCACGCTCGGCACCATGGAACCCACGGTGATTGCGACCAAGCTGCTCAAGGGCTTTGCTGTCAGTCTCGGCATCGCCCTTGCTGCGCTCCTGCTCGGCTTTGCCTTGGCCATTCCCAGCGGCCTGCTGCTGACCTTTCAGCGGGGCAACCTCAAGCCGCTCCATTTTTTGGTGCGGGGCTTTGTTGATTTTATCCGGGGCACGCCTGTGCTGATCCAGCTCCTCTTTGTCTGGCTGGGTCTGGGCTTGTCGCCTTTTCCGGCCGCCATTCTGACCCTGGGCATCTGCGCAATGGCTTATATGGCCGAGGTTATCCGGGCAGGCCTGATGAGTGTTGATCCAGGCCAGGATTTAGGCGCACGGGCCTTGGGACTTTCTCCCCTGGATCGGTTTCGCTTTGTGGTCTGGCCTCAGGCCTTCCGCATTGCCATCCCGCCCTTGATGAACTGCGTAGTGGCCCTGCTGAAAGACACGGCCCTGGTCTCTATTATTTCCATCCCGGAGCTGATTCGCGAGGCCCAGTCCATAATCAGTGTCACCTTTGAACCGGGTCTCTACTACCTGATCGCTGGACTCATGTTCTTTGCTGTGACCTTCCCGCTGATGAAGCTCTCTGATCGCGTTGAACGCTCCATCAAAGCCAAAGGATTTGCCCATGATTGA
- a CDS encoding NB-ARC domain-containing protein, giving the protein MAAENRQDVDGSDNIFSGSGPVTVNKVTKNYYSSEEPSSTTNAPSELATLFGVPNLPPRYLERNDYLDPFREALLCGKTQAVGITGRPQYVGMQGMGGLGKSVLAAALAWDEEVRRAFPDGIFWLRFGQEVDEAGVQELQKEILLVLAPDSKPESPAQGRNLLSLALQGKRCLLIADDLWDSRYINHFDLTDSGSRFLLTTRNNEVIQETGAHRCELELLSNGQARELLAKCSGFAEEDLPEEAEAILRECGRLPLAVAAIGSMVNGKGRSRWQLALEKLQNARLDKIPARFDRYSGYENLFKVFQVSVEDLPSEVQAYFKTLIVFSEDAEIPESVLQLYWEHIGQGEYEPLEAVDLLVQRSLLTPGANHNAFVLHDLLRDYLVIEADGEVAELHRQLLMAYKAVYPDGWHTIPYATPYYFYRYWSNHVEAAGERALASSIADALIQHQPLLNLDSVLEALIFVNYEFEDIAHSLLKRNQNSRVLYRSLQILGSKAKEDARRLLKENSDSSVISECLRILDGEAKKNARQLLKESSNPEIIDECFKILGDEAKEDAKRLLKESSDSWMILICLGLLKDEATEEARQLLKSSEDEYIVVACIETLGKEAKAEANRLIKISKSKFIQGCCRKLISSWNDLPKSNTL; this is encoded by the coding sequence ATGGCTGCTGAAAATCGCCAGGACGTTGACGGCAGCGATAATATATTTTCCGGCAGCGGGCCGGTGACCGTCAATAAGGTCACCAAGAATTATTACTCCTCTGAGGAGCCTTCCTCAACAACGAATGCTCCTTCCGAATTAGCCACCCTCTTCGGCGTTCCTAACCTCCCGCCGCGCTATCTGGAGCGGAATGACTACCTTGATCCCTTCCGCGAGGCCCTGCTTTGCGGGAAAACGCAGGCGGTCGGGATAACCGGCAGGCCGCAGTATGTAGGTATGCAGGGTATGGGCGGACTGGGCAAGTCGGTGTTGGCAGCGGCCTTGGCTTGGGATGAAGAAGTACGCCGTGCCTTTCCAGACGGCATCTTCTGGTTGCGTTTTGGGCAGGAGGTGGATGAGGCCGGGGTGCAGGAGCTGCAAAAGGAAATCTTACTGGTTCTGGCCCCGGACAGCAAGCCGGAGTCTCCGGCTCAGGGGCGGAACCTCCTCAGCCTTGCCCTTCAGGGAAAACGCTGTCTGCTCATAGCCGACGACCTCTGGGACAGCAGATACATCAACCATTTTGACCTTACCGACTCCGGTTCTCGTTTTCTCCTCACTACCCGCAATAACGAGGTCATCCAGGAAACAGGTGCCCACCGCTGCGAGCTGGAACTGCTCTCGAACGGGCAGGCACGGGAGCTGCTGGCGAAATGCTCCGGCTTTGCTGAGGAGGATCTGCCTGAAGAGGCGGAAGCCATCCTGCGGGAATGCGGTCGTCTCCCCTTGGCTGTGGCAGCCATCGGCAGTATGGTCAATGGCAAGGGGCGTAGTCGCTGGCAGTTGGCCCTGGAGAAACTGCAAAATGCCCGGCTTGATAAAATCCCGGCCAGGTTTGATCGCTACAGCGGCTATGAAAATCTGTTCAAGGTCTTTCAGGTCAGTGTGGAGGACCTGCCGTCCGAGGTACAGGCCTATTTCAAGACGTTGATTGTCTTTTCTGAAGATGCGGAAATCCCTGAATCCGTGCTTCAGCTCTACTGGGAGCATATTGGTCAGGGGGAGTATGAGCCGCTGGAGGCGGTTGACCTGCTGGTGCAGCGGTCATTGCTTACTCCTGGAGCCAATCATAACGCGTTTGTCCTTCATGATTTGCTTCGGGATTACCTTGTTATTGAGGCTGACGGTGAGGTTGCCGAGTTGCACAGGCAGCTGCTTATGGCCTATAAAGCTGTTTATCCAGACGGGTGGCATACGATCCCTTATGCGACACCTTATTATTTCTATAGATACTGGTCAAATCATGTAGAAGCAGCTGGTGAGAGGGCTTTAGCTTCGAGTATTGCAGATGCGCTGATTCAGCATCAGCCTCTTCTCAATCTAGATAGTGTGCTGGAGGCTTTAATTTTTGTTAATTATGAATTTGAGGACATTGCTCACTCTCTCTTGAAAAGAAATCAGAATTCAAGGGTCCTCTATAGAAGTCTGCAAATTCTCGGGTCCAAAGCTAAGGAGGATGCAAGGCGACTCTTAAAGGAGAATTCCGACTCGTCTGTGATCAGTGAATGTCTCAGAATCCTTGATGGTGAAGCAAAGAAAAATGCTCGACAACTGTTGAAAGAAAGTTCTAATCCAGAAATTATTGATGAATGTTTCAAGATTCTTGGAGATGAGGCTAAAGAGGATGCAAAACGATTATTGAAGGAGAGTTCTGATTCCTGGATGATCCTTATCTGTTTAGGCCTTCTTAAGGATGAGGCAACTGAGGAAGCCCGGCAGTTACTCAAATCAAGCGAAGATGAATATATTGTTGTTGCTTGTATTGAAACACTCGGCAAAGAAGCAAAAGCTGAGGCCAATCGGTTGATTAAAATTAGCAAAAGTAAATTTATCCAAGGATGCTGTCGGAAATTAATTTCTTCCTGGAATGATCTACCAAAGAGTAATACTTTATAG